From a single Populus trichocarpa isolate Nisqually-1 chromosome 17, P.trichocarpa_v4.1, whole genome shotgun sequence genomic region:
- the LOC18106386 gene encoding probably inactive leucine-rich repeat receptor-like protein kinase At5g48380 isoform X1, with protein MAVGGAKLALLLIHILGVAGNGYSSLQENNYGSDDHEHRKKLISSLKSGFLIGYVFSSVSILTIFMSYCVPWARLIKRKGNEVMIKQPMTTSLMERQEKKRKEANKQNSVLEKKVTRTSFAALNIATRSFDQDNVIGVGKMGTMYRAAHPYDCFTAVKRLHDSQPLGKQFRSELIIRAKFRHMNIIPLLGFCIESGERLLVYKYMPNGNLHDWLHPVKCKAEKLDWHVRVKIAIGVARGLAWLHDFNNFLIVHLDICSRSILLDKYFEPKISNFGGAMHRSSSDKGLIASSKIGELELIKQDVYQFGILLLELIAVHDPDHNSESSHTLEENLFERIAHLSSSSSGLYHAVDKSLLDQGFDGEILHFLKIASSCIHPILDRRPTMLQAFQMLMVLREGERDSSKILSYWLN; from the exons ATGGCTGTGGGTGGTGCAAAACTTGCTCTTCTTTTGATTCATATCCTTGGTGTTGCCGGCAATGGATACAGTTCTTTACAAGAGAACAACTACGGGAGTGATGATCATGAACATCGGAAAAAGTTGATATCTTCACTCAAAAGTGGGTTTTTAATAGGTTATGTCTTCTCTTCGGTTTCCATTTTAACTATTTTCATGTCCTATTGTGTGCCTTGGGCTCGTCTCATCAAGAGGAAAGGGAATGAGGTGATGATTAAGCAACCAATGACGACATCTTTGATGGAAAggcaagagaagaagagaaaggaagcCAACAAGCAG AATTCGGTGTTGGAGAAGAAGGTTACAAGAACAAGTTTCGCGGCACTCAATATTGCCACTCGCAGTTTTGACCAAGACAATGTCATCGGAGTCGGAAAGATGGGGACAATGTACAGGGCAGCGCACCCTTATGATTGTTTCACTGCAGTTAAGAGGTTACATGACTCTCAACCTTTAGGGAAACAGTTCAGGTCTGAGCTAATCATTCGAGCCAAGTTCAGACACATGAACATAATTCCACTACTGGGATTCTGCATAGAATCCGGGGAAAGGCTTTTGGTGTACAAATATATGCCAAATGGGAACCTTCATGATTGGTTACATCCTGTGAAATGCAAGGCTGAAAAACTGGATTGGCATGTCAGGGTTAAAATCGCCATCGGAGTAGCCCGAGGCTTGGCATGGCTTCATGATTTTAACAACTTCCTAATAGTTCATCTTGACATATGCTCAAGGAGCATCTTGCTGGATAAATATTTTGAACCGAAGATATCAAATTTTGGAGGGGCAATGCACAGGAGCTCAAGTgacaagggcttaattgcaagtAGTAAGATAGGTGAACTGGAATTGATCAAGCAGGATGTCTATCAATTTGGTATTCTTCTTCTTGAGCTAATTGCAGTTCATGATCCTGACCATAACAGTGAATCATCTCACACTCTAGAGGAGAATTTGTTTGAACGAATCGCTCATCTATCAAGCAGTTCTTCTGGCCTTTATCATGCTGTTGATAAATCTCTTCTTGATCAAGGATTTGATGGTGAAATACTTCATTTTCTGAAGATCGCATCTAGCTGTATTCATCCCATTCTAGATCGAAGGCCAACGATGCTTCAAGCATTCCAAATGTTAATGGTTCtcagggagggagagagagattcATCGAAAATCCTAAGCTATTGGCTCAACTGA
- the LOC18106386 gene encoding polygalacturonase isoform X2, translated as MAGLPLPMIPHPITLFFIIFFAFSPLVKAAQHSVLSYGAKPDGKTDSTKAFAAAWAQACASTQPATISIPKGSFSLGQVRFQGPCKNRAILVRIDGTLVAPSDYKVIGNAKNWLMFEHVNGVTVSGGTLDGQGAGLWSCKNSGKGCPRGATSLEFSNSNNIAITGLASLNSQLFHIVINGCQNVKVQGVRVSAAGNSPNTDGIHVQSSTGVTILNSRIGTGDDCVSIGPGTSSLWIENVACGPGHGISIGSLGKESQEAGVQNVTVKTSTTFTGTENGLRIKSWGRPSNGFARDILFQHAVMNNVQNPIVIDQNYCPGEKNCPGQVSGVKISDVTYQDIHGSSATEVAVKFDCSKKYPCTGIKLEDVKLTYKNQPAEASCSNAGGVASGLVQPTSCL; from the exons ATGGCAGGCCTTCCACTTCCAATGATCCCCCATCCTATTACccttttcttcatcattttctttgcGTTCTCACCTTTAGTAAAGGCAGCACAACATAGTGTGTTAAGTTATGGTGCCAAACCTGATGGAAAAACTGACTCAACCAAGGCCTTTGCTGCTGCTTGGGCACAGGCATGTGCCTCAACACAACCAGCCACAATTTCTATTCCTAAAGGGAGTTTCTCTTTAGGTCAAGTGAGGTTTCAGGGTCCTTGCAAGAACCGTGCTATCTTGGTACGTATAGATGGCACCCTAGTTGCACCATCAGATTATAAGGTCATTGGCAACGCTAAAAATTGGCTAATGTTTGAGCATGTTAATGGGGTTACTGTATCTGGAGGGACTCTTGATGGCCAGGGTGCTGGACTGTGGTCTTGCAAGAATTCCGGCAAGGGTTGCCCCAGAGGCGCAACG TCACTTGAGTTTTCCAATTCAAACAATATTGCAATCACCGGATTGGCATCATTAAATAGCCAGTTGTTTCACATTGTCATCAATGGTTGCCAAAACGTCAAAGTGCAAGGAGTCAGAGTCTCTGCCGCCGGAAACAGCCCTAACACGGATGGTATTCACGTTCAATCATCAACCGGTGTCACCATATTGAATTCTAGGATTGGAACAGGTGACGACTGTGTATCGATTGGCCCCGGTACCTCAAGTTTGTGGATTGAAAATGTGGCATGTGGACCTGGCCATGGAATCag CATTGGAAGTTTGGGCAAAGAATCCCAAGAGGCTGGTGTGCAAAATGTTACAGTCAAGACCAGTACTACATTTACCGGTACGGAAAATGGACTGAGAATTAAGTCTTGGGGAAGGCCTAGCAATGGTTTTGCTAGAGATATTCTTTTCCAACATGCAGTCATGAATAATGTCCAAAATCCTATTGTAATAGACCAAAACTATTGCCCCGGCGAGAAGAATTGCCCTGGCCAG GTTTCTGGTGTGAAAATAAGTGATGTGACCTACCAAGACATTCATGGATCATCAGCAACAGAAGTGGCGGTCAAATTTGATTGTAGCAAAAAATATCCATGCACTGGGATCAAATTAGAAGATGTAAAGCTCACTTACAAGAATCAGCCAGCTGAAGCATCATGCAGCAACGCTGGTGGAGTTGCTTCAGGACTTGTTCAGCCCACTAGCTGTCTATAA
- the LOC18106386 gene encoding polygalacturonase isoform X3, whose translation MAVGGAKLALLLIHILGVAGNGYSSLQENNYGSDDHEHRKKLISSLKSGFLIGYVFSSVSILTIFMSYCVPWARLIKRKGNEVMIKQPMTTSLMERQEKKRKEANKQSLEFSNSNNIAITGLASLNSQLFHIVINGCQNVKVQGVRVSAAGNSPNTDGIHVQSSTGVTILNSRIGTGDDCVSIGPGTSSLWIENVACGPGHGISIGSLGKESQEAGVQNVTVKTSTTFTGTENGLRIKSWGRPSNGFARDILFQHAVMNNVQNPIVIDQNYCPGEKNCPGQVSGVKISDVTYQDIHGSSATEVAVKFDCSKKYPCTGIKLEDVKLTYKNQPAEASCSNAGGVASGLVQPTSCL comes from the exons ATGGCTGTGGGTGGTGCAAAACTTGCTCTTCTTTTGATTCATATCCTTGGTGTTGCCGGCAATGGATACAGTTCTTTACAAGAGAACAACTACGGGAGTGATGATCATGAACATCGGAAAAAGTTGATATCTTCACTCAAAAGTGGGTTTTTAATAGGTTATGTCTTCTCTTCGGTTTCCATTTTAACTATTTTCATGTCCTATTGTGTGCCTTGGGCTCGTCTCATCAAGAGGAAAGGGAATGAGGTGATGATTAAGCAACCAATGACGACATCTTTGATGGAAAggcaagagaagaagagaaaggaagcCAACAAGCAG TCACTTGAGTTTTCCAATTCAAACAATATTGCAATCACCGGATTGGCATCATTAAATAGCCAGTTGTTTCACATTGTCATCAATGGTTGCCAAAACGTCAAAGTGCAAGGAGTCAGAGTCTCTGCCGCCGGAAACAGCCCTAACACGGATGGTATTCACGTTCAATCATCAACCGGTGTCACCATATTGAATTCTAGGATTGGAACAGGTGACGACTGTGTATCGATTGGCCCCGGTACCTCAAGTTTGTGGATTGAAAATGTGGCATGTGGACCTGGCCATGGAATCag CATTGGAAGTTTGGGCAAAGAATCCCAAGAGGCTGGTGTGCAAAATGTTACAGTCAAGACCAGTACTACATTTACCGGTACGGAAAATGGACTGAGAATTAAGTCTTGGGGAAGGCCTAGCAATGGTTTTGCTAGAGATATTCTTTTCCAACATGCAGTCATGAATAATGTCCAAAATCCTATTGTAATAGACCAAAACTATTGCCCCGGCGAGAAGAATTGCCCTGGCCAG GTTTCTGGTGTGAAAATAAGTGATGTGACCTACCAAGACATTCATGGATCATCAGCAACAGAAGTGGCGGTCAAATTTGATTGTAGCAAAAAATATCCATGCACTGGGATCAAATTAGAAGATGTAAAGCTCACTTACAAGAATCAGCCAGCTGAAGCATCATGCAGCAACGCTGGTGGAGTTGCTTCAGGACTTGTTCAGCCCACTAGCTGTCTATAA